The nucleotide window TAATCAGTAATCTCACATATCTAAGTATGTCCATAAACATAATGATGAACTTGATTAACCAAAAGGATTATGTTCGGCTGTACCTGCTCGATAACTTCTTCAGGGCTCGCCCATTTCCACTCTGCAAACTCTGCATCAGCTTCCCCAGTAGCTAAGTTGATCTCACTCTCATCATTTGTGAATCTCATAAGAAACCTGTCCATGGCCCAAATTCATTGTCAGGCAACAAAAACTTGTGTACCTATCACTTACATCCATTCAAATACTTTTGTATGCAGATGGCTTAAAGATAAAGTTACACATTTAAAGAAGGAAAGGAAGCAACTTCTAACAACTCAAAGATAGCATCAAACAAGTTTAATTTGTTCATAATCTCACTGACAGAGGAAGCCTGAACATAACATAGAAAGGTACTTCATGTCTCATAGGTCTTCAGAAGTGACTCAAAGCATATGATCATGCCCCATGCACTGAGAATTCAAATGAGATAGATAGCCAGAGTCACTAAACATGTTGAGAATTCAAGAATCATGAATTACAGATCCACAGTAACATGATCTATATCCTACAAGGATAAACAGCAGAGTGCATctgaagaaattaaagaaaaaaacataacTATTATGGAAAACATGTTGCATAAGGGCAGAAATGAAAGTTGGCTGAAGGCAGTTATTGTTATAGTCCAGACAGAAGCAGAGAAAGGAGTTTTGGCAGACAAGTTGCAAGCTTAAGAAGGCAGGTCTTAAATAAAGTGTGTGCATGTGAAGGAAGAACGACATGCCATTTTTGTGCTTGCCCATGCCATTCACCTCCCCAGAGACGATTAACTTTGGTCTTCACGGCAGGTGGGAAGTCATATGTCAACCAATTTGGAACCTGTCAATACATAACCTCAATCATAAGTACACCAACTGATATGGTACTTCAGCTGCTGTAAACTTATCAAACTGGGACGCATCATTGTTTATTATAACTTAAAATGCTTTGAATTCTATACAAGGAATTACTTCAAGACACTTGAGTTCTACTACCAAAGTATTTTCACACTCCAGAATCTATTACCTATAATGAATGTCGAAGACGCGTGAACTTTGTACCACAACATCCTAATGGTTAGTCTCAAAAATGAATCTTTCCTGGTCCGTCTTCTTTATCATTTTGTCTTACATATTGAACATTCTCTCAAACACAAATCTTATTTTTTCTGACACATCAAGAGTTGAAATTATCCAATATTATTAGAGCTTTTAAGGATGAAAATATGGAATCATGACATCACTTTCATAAATAACCTGCACATTTACATTCACTGTAACACTAATGGTACTGATTCTGTAAACAAACCTCAGCTATAATTTCAGCAGACACTACCCCAGTCTCTTCTCGTAGTTCCCTAACAGCTGCTGATTTGGGTTCTTCGCCATCTTCAATACCGCCCTGAGATTGGAGGCCAAAAAATCAATTATCAAATTTTACACAACTAAGCCAAACTCAAAGAATTTGACAAAACAGCAGAACTGAGACCGGCTCTCAAAGATTTAAACAAAGCAAACAATTCCAGAGAAAACTCAGCCTCGGCTGCCCCAAAATTTAGATTTTGTAACACGCAGTACTACAACCAAGATCACTTTAATTTGCTCTGTAGTCTACACACAGAAGAGAGCTTGACACAGTCAATGATAAAGTGACTGTTGGTAAAATGTCCCCATTGATTCAAGGGTTTGAAATACGAAAATTAGGAGACACCAGTAACTATCTAAACAGAATTCAGTAGACTAGACAAAGAAAGGTTTAGACTTTAGACAGACCAGTAATCGCATATTCGATAGTGATTAACAATCCTATCATGCGTTTGCAATTAACTACAGTTGGAGTACTACCTGAGGCATCTGCCATGCTCCGGGAACATTCAATCTTGATCCAACAAAAATCTGCGGCAAAAATTCTCACAACAGTTACAATCTGATTCCAAATTCACAATATAAGAACTGCaaacaactaaaaaaaaaaaaaactcaaaacagtGCAAGAAAGCAGAGATTACTCCAAACAGTATGTATAGCTATCTAAAAAATTATTGATGCAAAATTGTCAAAGATCAATCTTTAACATAGTAGTAATAGTAACAAGAGCAAGATTAAATTTTGACCCCaccagaagaagagagaaatctAAGCAGCAAAAGACAAAGTCAAGAATAGAATAAATTTCAAAGCAagagataaagaagaagaagaagaagattaccAGATTATCGGAGTTAATGAGGCAAACGCCGACGTTGGGACGGTAACCGGAGGGCAGATCCTCCATTGctgtctgtctgtctgtctctctctctttctttctctgctTGAAATTGATTGATTGCTTAGGCTCAGactttgagaagaaaaagaaaagaagagagtaAATAAATGCTTTACGACTCTGGGAAGATCAGAAGCACCCCCCACTATAATAAAAACAACCTTTGTGGGAATTAGTGACGTTGACCGTGACAGAGTACTGACTCACGCCACAAAGTTTCACTACTGTATTCTGCTGCGCACGCTCCTATCTTCTCTATAATGAGCTCTTTATCAATGAAGTCTCGATGAAGCGACTCTCAAGTGATACATCCgatttattagaaattttgcATTTAACTGTCATCCAATAGTAGCGGTTAGGCAATACCCATTAGTCTGAGTTTGGCATAGCTAGCTGCCTAGCTTAGAACAATGAGGGTCAAATCAATTCACCCTTATCAAATTTTAGAAAATCCGTAATCTAATTCTTGAATCTTTATGAGATGAATTAAAAATTTACACAATCAATTCACTTTATCTaatttgttttaattctttcCATGCTTTCTGACCTTATTTATATATGTCTATAATATAAATGATCTTTCTTTGTTTAATTTAGCATATTAAAGTAACATCATTCTTTCCTATATTTATCGTGCATCTCAAATCCCAAAATCTATTCAACATAATTTGATGGTCTTTCAATTTTCATTAGTACAACTACAAGAAATACTATACTTCAACAGCTTgtgttattgttttttttttttttagggtaaaAGATTGTGTTATTATTAGagaatgattgaaaataaatttaatttgttaattaataaaatttgaTTCTTCTGAATGTTATAAATATAATCTCGTGTGCGGCCTGCCTGCGCTGGTAGAATTATCTAAAATTTATACATGGGAGGGGTCTCGGATCCGATTGCATGACGTCAGATCTGATGAAGATGGTCAACGTTCAACCTAGATGGACTTGATGGGATTTTGGAAACTGCACAAGGAGACGTGAAGTCCACGGTAAGAGCGTGAGGGCGTGCGCTTGGGAGCAGAGGCCTTAGTGATGGCGAAGTAGATTTAAAGTCAATGAGCTGAACATTATGcgcggaaagagagagagaaagcagcGCTAAAAGACAAAAAACGCAACATAAAGTAGTGGGCGTGGAGGGGCGTTGACTTTGGGAAAAGGCTAAGTGCActtctctttattttattcATCATATCATTACATCTTTTTTGTTATTATTcaattctcaaatctcaaccaaGCTGTACTTCCCCCAATAAGCTATGAGAGGCTCAATTTTCAACTATGCCCAACGGGTTTTGTTGGGCTTTCTTTGGGTTATAAAGGAGCCCAAAGATAAATGTTAGGTCATCATTCATAAGGAAGGAAAATGTTACAGTTGATCAAAGCCAAATGGTCGAAAATGAATGTGAATGTGAAGACAGTCTCTTGAAATTTATATATCTGTTAAATTTATAAAGTTATTCTTCTGAACTTGATAATTGATCTATTGCAATCAGTTGCCAAAgaaccggaaaaaaaaaattgcgatTATTTCTTTGTTGTTACTCTCGATTTCAAACTTTTTGATCCGGTGTTTTGTGAATTTAGAAGTGCTTTAAGATCTCCCAACTAGCTAGTCCTTCC belongs to Rosa chinensis cultivar Old Blush chromosome 4, RchiOBHm-V2, whole genome shotgun sequence and includes:
- the LOC112195818 gene encoding nudix hydrolase 25 — translated: MEDLPSGYRPNVGVCLINSDNLIFVGSRLNVPGAWQMPQGGIEDGEEPKSAAVRELREETGVVSAEIIAEVPNWLTYDFPPAVKTKVNRLWGGEWHGQAQKWFLMRFTNDESEINLATGEADAEFAEWKWASPEEVIEQAVDYKRPTYEEVMKTFKSYLDGSGLSAKCKSTKW